From a single Nocardioides panacis genomic region:
- a CDS encoding M23 family metallopeptidase yields the protein MRTAPCRPVLRPLLLTLLLATAVLLAAPGPARADPAPGVWPLEPRPEVVSGFDPPGTRWGSGHRGVDLAGRVGQPVRAALAGRVTFAGALAGRGVVVVDHGATRTTYEPVAASASVGDDVGAGTVLGRLELFGSHCFPRSCLHWGLIEGREHYLDPLTLVGAGPVRLLPLDAVLPAFAGPVARSFPVPGPAAVPGPRGAAPLVRGPRLL from the coding sequence ATGCGCACCGCCCCCTGCCGACCGGTCCTCCGCCCCCTCCTGCTGACGCTGCTGCTCGCCACGGCCGTGCTCCTGGCCGCGCCCGGCCCCGCGCGCGCCGACCCCGCCCCCGGCGTGTGGCCGCTCGAGCCGCGCCCGGAGGTGGTGTCCGGGTTCGACCCGCCCGGGACCCGGTGGGGCTCCGGCCACCGCGGCGTGGACCTCGCCGGCCGGGTGGGCCAGCCGGTGCGCGCCGCGCTCGCCGGCCGGGTCACCTTCGCCGGCGCCCTCGCGGGGCGCGGCGTCGTCGTGGTCGACCACGGTGCCACCCGGACCACCTACGAGCCCGTCGCGGCGTCGGCCTCCGTCGGCGACGACGTCGGAGCCGGGACGGTCCTCGGGCGGCTGGAGCTGTTCGGGTCCCACTGCTTCCCCCGCAGCTGCCTGCACTGGGGACTGATCGAGGGCCGGGAGCACTACCTCGACCCGCTCACGCTGGTCGGAGCCGGACCCGTCCGGCTGCTCCCGCTCGACGCGGTGCTGCCGGCGTTCGCCGGGCCGGTCGCCCGGTCCTTCCCGGTCCCCGGCCCTGCCGCCGTGCCGGGTCCCCGCGGGGCGGCGCCTCTCGTCCGCGGGCCGCGGCTGCTCTGA
- the rpsB gene encoding 30S ribosomal protein S2: MAVVTMRQLLESGVHFGHQTRRWNPKMKRFIMTERNGIYIIDLQQSLAYIDRAYAFVKDTVAKGGTVMFVGTKKQAQEAIAEQATRVGMPYVNQRWLGGMLTNFQTVHQRINRLKELDEVDFDDVAGSGRTKKELLHMKREQIKLDRTLGGIRDMTRTPSAVWIVDTNKEHLAVEEARKLRIPIIGILDSNCDPDLVDFPIPGNDDAIRAVGLLTRVVADAVADGLISRSGAKTGDAAEIGGGEPLADWERELLQGDADKAAVKATGGETEGAAATETPAAEATGASSEATEAPAEAKAEETPAAEAAPAEAEAPAEAAAAEETPAAEATEAPAAEAAPAEAAPAEGETPA, from the coding sequence ATGGCCGTCGTCACCATGCGCCAGCTCCTCGAGAGCGGCGTCCACTTCGGGCACCAGACCCGTCGCTGGAACCCCAAGATGAAGCGCTTCATCATGACCGAGCGCAACGGCATCTACATCATCGACCTGCAGCAGTCGCTGGCCTACATCGACCGCGCCTACGCGTTCGTCAAGGACACCGTCGCCAAGGGCGGCACCGTGATGTTCGTGGGCACCAAGAAGCAGGCCCAGGAAGCGATCGCCGAGCAGGCGACCCGCGTCGGGATGCCCTACGTCAACCAGCGCTGGCTGGGCGGCATGCTCACCAACTTCCAGACCGTGCACCAGCGGATCAACCGCCTCAAGGAGCTCGACGAGGTGGACTTCGACGACGTGGCCGGCAGCGGCCGCACGAAGAAGGAGCTGCTGCACATGAAGCGCGAGCAGATCAAGCTCGACCGCACGCTGGGCGGCATCCGTGACATGACCCGCACGCCTTCGGCCGTGTGGATCGTCGACACGAACAAGGAGCACCTCGCCGTCGAGGAGGCCCGCAAGCTGCGGATCCCGATCATCGGCATCCTGGACTCCAACTGCGACCCGGACCTCGTCGACTTCCCGATCCCGGGCAACGACGACGCGATCCGCGCGGTCGGCCTGCTGACCCGCGTGGTCGCCGACGCCGTCGCCGACGGTCTCATCTCGCGCTCCGGCGCCAAGACCGGTGACGCCGCCGAGATCGGTGGCGGCGAGCCGCTGGCCGACTGGGAGCGCGAGCTCCTGCAGGGCGACGCCGACAAGGCCGCCGTCAAGGCGACCGGTGGCGAGACCGAGGGTGCGGCCGCGACCGAGACCCCGGCCGCCGAGGCCACCGGCGCGTCCTCCGAGGCGACCGAGGCTCCGGCCGAGGCCAAGGCCGAGGAGACCCCCGCGGCCGAGGCTGCCCCCGCCGAGGCAGAGGCGCCGGCTGAGGCCGCTGCCGCCGAGGAGACCCCCGCGGCCGAGGCGACCGAGGCCCCCGCGGCCGAGGCTGCGCCGGCCGAGGCTGCGCCGGCCGAGGGCGAGACCCCGGCCTGA